The genomic stretch TCGCTGCGACAGTACAAGCAGGCGACATTAAGGTCATGAGCGATAGCACCCTCGAGCCTGCGTTGACCAAGGTCGTCGCTCTTTATCGCCAGCAGACACACAACCAGGTCAGCCTCGTGTTCGACCCATCGCCCGTTGTGAAGATAAAGATTGAAAACGGAGAAGCGGCCGACGTTGTTATCGTTCAGCCGGACTTTGCTGAGGACCTTACGAAATCGGGCAAGGTGAGTGCCGGAGACAGACCGATAATCGCGCACGTCGGTGTCGGCCTCGGCAACCGCAAGGACGGTCCGGCCTATGACATTTCAACTGTTGAGAAATTGAAGAACACTTTGCTCGGTGCAGACCTCCTTGTCTTTAACAGCGAGTTCTCAAGTTTGAAGCGCAACACCCCGGCTCGTATAAGGTGTTGCCATGGAAAAACGATACCAACAACTCCAGCCTGAAGAGCGTCTGACGATCGCCAGCCAGCATCTGCAGGGTTCAAGCATACGGGCCATGGCCCGTATGCTTCGGCGCTCACCTGCAACGGTGAGTCGCGAACTGGCTCGCAACTGCGGGCCTGACCGCTATGCTTCGGTGCCGGCCCAGGCGCTAAGCGTGGCGCGACGTATCGCTGGCCGGCGTCCCGCCAAGCTTGACACGCAAGGTGTTACGTGGCGCATCGTCCTCACGCTGCTGGACTGGAAATGGTCGCCTCAGCAGATATCAGGTACGCTCAAAGGTTCTGTCGCGATAAGGCGTCGCCAATAGATCCGCTCCCAAACAAAGAGGATTCCTTATTTGTCAAGCGATTAGAATTGGTCAGCAGGTGTCTGATTCAAACCGTCGGCCTACATTTGCCCTTTGGCGATCATATGCATCAACTCAATGCCGCCGAGCAGAATGCGAGCACATCGGAAATCCTTGAAGCCTATCATCGGCCGCGTCCGGCGTTTGATCGCACGATGATCCTGCTCCACGATATTGTTCAGCTACTTCGCCTGATGAACCTTGATGGGTTGCTCCCGGTCGGCGCTAATGTCCTCGAGCGCGGCCAGATTGGCGCCGCTTTTGTCGATGGTTACTGTCCCGGGCTCGCCGTTTTGCCTGATCGCCTTCTCGAAGTACCGGCGTGCCGCAACCTTGTCCCGATGGGCGCGCAGCATGAAATCGACGGTGTCGCCGTCCTTGTCCACTGCCCGGTATAGGTATCGCCACTGGCCGTTGATCTTTATGTACGTTTTATCCATGCGCCAGCTCTCACCCACCGGACGCTTGCGCCGCCGGAAGAACTTTTCCAGCACCGGCAGCAGTTTCAGCGCCCAAACGGTGCACTGTCGAATGGTCCACTGACAGTCCCCGTTCCGACATCATTTCTTCGAGATTGCGCAGGCTCAATGGGTAGGCGACGTACCAGCGCACGCACAACAACATCACATCCAGCGGATAGTGCAGGCGCTTGAGCATCCGCCTGAGCGCTGCATTCATCCCATTGACCATCGTTCCTGTCGCCTCTGCTTTCATGACATCAGCATATCAAACCACCTTGTTGCGACAGAACCGGACGTGACGGGCCGTTCATGGCCGGCTGCTGTCCGACGCGATCGACAGAACCCGACCCCTTGCCGCCATCTGAGTCGTCGAGTCGGTAATGGTCGCTCTCAGAACCTTAACGGCCATTGGGACGCAGGGCGCCCGGCGGCCGCGTCGCAGAAATTCGGGGTTCGGAATGGCCGATCGCCAGTCACGCGCTTCGCGGCAAGCGCACGGCAAACGCCGTCTGTGTGTGGCCAGACCGCCCTTCAATTGCGCCGTGATGGGCTTTGACAATTTCGCTCGCGATATACAGCCCGAGTCCGAGGCCCCCCGCATTTTTGCTCTCCTGATGCGGGCCTCTGCTCAGCGGGTCGAAAATTCGCTCCAGCGTTAGCCGGTCAATGGCGGGACCGCTATTCCTGACTTCGAAACAAACATCCGCGTCATGACCGGTCACACCCACGCGGACCGGCTCGTCGGGCGCGCCGTACCTTATCGCATTGAGCACCAGATTGGAAAGCAACTGCTGCAGGCGCAAACCGTCCCACACACCCTTCACGTTGCCCTTCAATTCGAGATCGATGCGGCGGTCGGAATGAGCTGCACGCAGCTGGTCCACCCGTGCTGGAAAGATTAGCCCTGGCCGAAGCGCGTCGGGGCTCGTCAGATCCGCGGATTTTCGCCTCACGCTTGTGTGCCACATTGCATTGCGTTATGACGATCGCCTCATAGCATCAGGCAAGCAATGCAGACGATCTCGCGTTCGCGGATCCCCACGAAAAAATCGCGCCTGTTGCTGTCGCTTGATCAGCGTGCGGTCCATCGTTCGGTTCCAGAAACAGGCTTCCCCGCGTGGCGCTCAAGGCTCCTGACACGGGCGTCCTGCTTCAGCCCCCAGACCCAGGTTACCGCAAGACAAGGAAGCAGCGATGCAATGGAATAGCCGACACCTGCAAGCGGGTTACCGGTCCAATTCACGAGCGTCAGACTGATCAGCGGCAGAAATCCTCCGAACAGGACATTACCCAGTTGCTGGGCCAGTCCGAAACCCGTGGCGCGGCTTTGTGGGGGAAAGCATTCGGCGATGAATGCGGGCAGCGGTGCCATGATCATCGCCGTCAGGATCGCCAACACCGCAATCAATAGAGAAACCTGCACCCATTGGGCCGACGATGCGCTCGCCTTGATGCCCGCAAAGGCCGGATATGCGGCAATGATCCATAGCACGATGCCGATCAGCATCACACGAGCGCGCCCAATCGTATCCGAAAGCTTCCCGAACACTGGATAGAACGGCGCAGCGATCAATATGGCCACACCCAGACACAGATTGGCCGTTGTCGGTTCGACCTTGAGCACGTTCTGGAGAAAATACAGCATGTACACGATCGACGTGTACAACGACACCGAGGTGCCGCCTTGTGCTCCGAACATGGCAACCAGAATCGCTTTCCACGAAGATTTACTCGACAGCGTGTCCTGCAGCGGACTTTTTGACAGACGCCCCGCCTCTTTCATCTGGGTAAAAATGGGGGTCTCCGTCATGCCGAGCCGGATCCATGTCGCCACTGCAACGATAGGCGCGGATATAATGAACGGCACGCGCCATCCCCACGCCTCGAAACTGGATGGATCGAGAGACAGTTTCAGAATGGAGACAATGGCAAGCGCAAGCAGCAGACCTATGCTCGCGGTGCCCTGCAGTACACTCGTCGACATGCCTTTCCGGCCTTCGGGTGCGTGCTCCATGACGTACACGACTGCAGAGCCATACTCGCCACCGAGTGCGACGCCCTGAATGATTCGCAGCGTGATCAGAGCGACAGGCGCCGCCGCACCAATCACGGCATAGGTCGGCAGACATCCGATACCCACGGTGGCAATGCCCATCAACGCCAGTGTCATCACGAACGTCCTCTTGCGGCCGATCCGATCCGACATCGGGTTGAAGATGATCGTGCCTAACGGGCGCGCGACGTAGGCTATGCCGAAAGTCGCAACGCCCGCAAAAGCGGCCACGACCTTGTCCGTGCCGGGAAGAAACAGATGCGTCAGTGTAACGGTCAACGCAACGTAGACAAAAAAATCGTAATACTCAAGCATCGTTCCGAGGCTCGAAGTTGCGATGATCCGCAGCATCCCTGGCTGATTATCATGAGCATGCGTCTTGTTGGACATGTCAGTCTCCTCTTTGTGTATGGATCAGCGACGCGCAGTTTTTACCGTCGCGCCGGTGCTGCTGATTACATCCGGTTCTTCTTCTGAGCCTGCCGCTCCAGAAAGCTGGAGACGGCGTGCTTATGCTCCTCGCCACACAGCAGGATGGCCTGCATGCTGGCCGCCATCTCGAGTGCCGCAGGCAGCGAGCCACTCGCGGACTCGCGTACGAGCCGCTTTGCCATTCGCATGGCTCGTGGCGGATTTGTCGCAAGGCGTCTGGCAAGCACGAGTGCTTTTCCATCCAGCTGGTCATCTGCAAAGACCTTTGCCACGATGCCGAAGCGTTCTGCCGCTGCGGCGTCGAGGAACTCGCTGGTGAGTGTCATCTCGAGTGCCTTGGCAGGGCCTACGATGCGTGACAGGAACCATGCGCCGCCTATCCCCGATACCAAACCGAGCCGCAGGAAACTTTCCGCAAATTGCGCACTTTCACCTGCAAGACGGATGTCACACATCAGGGCAAGATCGCATCCCGCCCCCACTGCTGCACCATTCACAGCGCAGATCGATGGAATCTCCAGGTTGTTCATGGCCCGCGTAATCCGATGCAGGCTTTTTTGCAAGCGGTCGCGCACCTCTTCTACACTTCCGTCCATCAGATCCTTGCCGCTTTGCATGTCCTTGACATTGCCGCCGGTGCAGAAATGTTTCGAAGAAGACCGCAATAGAAGGCAATTGACGTCGTCTCTGAGATTCACTGATTCGAGCGCATCGGATAGCGCTTCGGTCATGGCCACCGTTAGCGCATTTCCGTTCGCGGCGCTATTCATTGTGAGG from Paraburkholderia hospita encodes the following:
- a CDS encoding enoyl-CoA hydratase-related protein, with the protein product MSLQLSETELVTRSVESGVLTLTMNSAANGNALTVAMTEALSDALESVNLRDDVNCLLLRSSSKHFCTGGNVKDMQSGKDLMDGSVEEVRDRLQKSLHRITRAMNNLEIPSICAVNGAAVGAGCDLALMCDIRLAGESAQFAESFLRLGLVSGIGGAWFLSRIVGPAKALEMTLTSEFLDAAAAERFGIVAKVFADDQLDGKALVLARRLATNPPRAMRMAKRLVRESASGSLPAALEMAASMQAILLCGEEHKHAVSSFLERQAQKKNRM
- a CDS encoding MFS transporter; translated protein: MSNKTHAHDNQPGMLRIIATSSLGTMLEYYDFFVYVALTVTLTHLFLPGTDKVVAAFAGVATFGIAYVARPLGTIIFNPMSDRIGRKRTFVMTLALMGIATVGIGCLPTYAVIGAAAPVALITLRIIQGVALGGEYGSAVVYVMEHAPEGRKGMSTSVLQGTASIGLLLALAIVSILKLSLDPSSFEAWGWRVPFIISAPIVAVATWIRLGMTETPIFTQMKEAGRLSKSPLQDTLSSKSSWKAILVAMFGAQGGTSVSLYTSIVYMLYFLQNVLKVEPTTANLCLGVAILIAAPFYPVFGKLSDTIGRARVMLIGIVLWIIAAYPAFAGIKASASSAQWVQVSLLIAVLAILTAMIMAPLPAFIAECFPPQSRATGFGLAQQLGNVLFGGFLPLISLTLVNWTGNPLAGVGYSIASLLPCLAVTWVWGLKQDARVRSLERHAGKPVSGTERWTAR
- a CDS encoding molybdate ABC transporter substrate-binding protein, which produces MNAKFKHVGLSTLLAGSFSMFAATVQAGDIKVMSDSTLEPALTKVVALYRQQTHNQVSLVFDPSPVVKIKIENGEAADVVIVQPDFAEDLTKSGKVSAGDRPIIAHVGVGLGNRKDGPAYDISTVEKLKNTLLGADLLVFNSEFSSLKRNTPARIRCCHGKTIPTTPA